Genomic window (Thermoleophilaceae bacterium):
GAGGGCGAGATGTCGTGATCGGCGCGGTGGTGCTCGCCGCGGGCGAGGGATCGCGCTTCGGTGGTGCCAAGCAGCTCGCGGAGCTCGACGGGCGCCCGCTGCTCGAGCACGTGCTCATTGCCGCGGCTGCCGTGCCCGCGCTCGAGCGCGTCGTGCTCGTCCTTGGGGCGCGCGCTGACGAGGTGCGCTCTCGGGTGGACCTTCACGGCGCCGAGGTGGTCGTGGCTCACGACTGGGCGGAGGGGCAGGCGGCCTCGCTGCGCGCCGGGCTTCTAGCGCTTGACGACGTGGACGGCGCGATGATCCTGCTGGGCGACCAGCCGGGCA
Coding sequences:
- a CDS encoding nucleotidyltransferase family protein, whose product is MIGAVVLAAGEGSRFGGAKQLAELDGRPLLEHVLIAAAAVPALERVVLVLGARADEVRSRVDLHGAEVVVAHDWAEGQAASLRAGLLALDDVDGAMILLGDQPGITPAAIEAVLAHFDGTRPLRAVYDGQPGHPVALQRQLVKEALNLRGDSGARELLEASGVRRIEVSHLCEPADVDTPADLDALRGT